Proteins encoded together in one Hylaeus volcanicus isolate JK05 chromosome 3, UHH_iyHylVolc1.0_haploid, whole genome shotgun sequence window:
- the LOC128873126 gene encoding protein transport protein Sec23A isoform X1 produces MTTYEDFIQQNEDRDGVRFTWNVWPSSRVDATRLVVPLGTLYQPIKERPDLPQIQYDPVLCTRSTCRAILNPLCQVDYRAKLWVCNLCFQRNPFPPQYAAISEQHQPAELIPMFSTIEYTIMRAQCLPPIFLLVVDTCMDDEELGSLKDSLQMSLSLLPPNALIGLVTFGRMVQVHELGCDGCSKSYVFRGTKDLQPKQIQDMLGIGRPIPGQNPNQQRGTGVQPLPAANRFLQPVHKCDMSLTDLLGELQRDPWPVGPGKRPLRSTGVALAVATGLLEASYANTGARIMLFIGGPCSQGPGQVVTDDLRQPIRSHHDIHKDNAKHMKKATKHYDALASRAATNGHIIDIYSCALDQTGLLEMRQCCNSTGGHMVMGDSFNSSLFKQTFQRVFAKDSKGDLKMAFNATLEVKTSREIKVSGAIGPCVSLGVKSASVGEQEVGLGGTSQWKFCALTPSTTTALFFEVVNQHTAPIPQGGRGCIQFITQYQHSSGQRRIRVTTIARNWADASTSLLHISAGFDQEAAAVLMSRLAVFRAESDDGPDILRWVDRMLIRLCQKFGEYAKDDPNSFRLAENFSLYPQFMYHLRRSQFLQVFNNSPDETSFYRHMLMREDLTNSLIMVQPILYSYGFSGPPEPVLLDTSSIQPDRILLMDTFFQILIFHGETIAQWRQLKYQDLPEYENFQQLLAAPVDDAAEILAGRFPAPRYIDTEQGGSQARFLLSKVNPSQTHNNMFAYGAGMPIPSGESGAPVLTDDVSLQVFMEHLKKLAVSSTA; encoded by the exons ATGACCACGTACGAGGATTTTATTCAGCAAAACGAAGACCGAGATGGTGTACGTTTTACCTGGAATGTTTGGCCTTCGTCTCGTGTCGATGCTACAAGACTCGTTGTACCATTGGGAACTCTTTATCAGCCTATCAAAGAACGGCCAGATCTTCCACAGATACAATACGATCCAGTTTTATGTACAAGGTCCACTTGTAGAGCAATACTGAATCCTTTATGCCAAGTGGATTACCGTGCTAAACTATGGGTGTGCAATCTATGCTTTCAAAGGAATCct ttTCCTCCACAATATGCTGCTATTTCGGAGCAGCATCAGCCAGCTGAACTTATTCCAATGTTTTCAACGATAGAGTATACTATAATG agAGCACAATGTTTGCCACCCATTTTCTTATTGGTTGTGGATACGTGCATGGATGACGAAGAATTGGGTTCTCTTAAAGATTCCCTTCAAATGTCACTTTCTTTGCTTCCACCGAATGCTCTCATCGGTCTTGTTACATTTGGAAGAATGGTACAAGTTCATGAATTAGGTTGCGATGGATGCAGTAAAAGTTACGTTTTCCGTGGTACCAAGGATCTACAACCAAAGCAAATTCAAGACATGCTTg GCATAGGTCGACCGATACCAGGACAAAACCCAAATCAACAGAGAGGAACTGGTGTTCAACCACTGCCAGCAGCGAATCGTTTCTTACAGCCCGTACATAAATGTGATATGAGTTTAACAGACCTTCTAGGGGAATTACAGCGCGATCCATGGCCTGTAGGCCCTGGGAAACGTCCATTACGATCTACCGGTGTTGCACTGGCTGTTGCTACTGGTCTTTTAGAAGCTAGTTATGCTAATACAGGAGCTAGAATAATGCTATTTATTGGTGGACCTTGTTCTCAAGGACCTGGTCAAGTTGTAACAGATGATTTAAGACAACCTATTAGATCGCATCACGATATCCATAAAGATAATGCCAAGCATATGAAGAAAGCAACTAAACATTACGATGCTCTCGCATCACGGGCAGCAACCAATGGACATATAATAGACATCTATTCGTGTGCTCTCGATCAAACCGGTCTGTTAGAAATGAGACAGTGTTGCAATTCCACTGGTGGTCACATGGTTATGGGTGATTCCTTTAATTCatctttgtttaaacaaacgtTCCAACGCGTGTTCGCTAAGGATAGTAAAGGTGATTTAAAAATGGCATTTAACGCGACGTTAGAAGTTAAAACGTCTCGGGAAATTAAAGTTTCTGGAGCGATTGGCCCTTGCGTTTCTCTGGGTGTGAAAAGCGCGAGCGTCGGAGAGCAAGAAGTAGGATTAGGCGGCACGTCTCAATGGAAATTCTGTGCCCTTACTCCGTCCACGACTACGGCATTATTTTTCGAGGTTGTGAATCAACACACTGCTCCGATTCCACAAGGTGGAAGAGGTTGCATTCAGTTTATTACACAGTATCAACACAGTAGCGGTCAACGAAGAATCAGAGTTACTACAATTGCCAGAAA TTGGGCAGATGCGTCAACGTCTTTACTTCATATAAGTGCTGGATTCGACCAAGAAGCAGCTGCTGTTCTCATGTCGCGTCTAGCAGTATTTAGGGCGGAAAGTGACGATGGACCAGATATCTTAAGATGGGTCGATCGTATGCTTATCAGACTA TGCCAGAAGTTTGGAGAATATGCGAAAGACGATCCAAATAGCTTCAGGCTTGCGGAAAACTTTTCTTTGTATCCCCAATTTATGTATCACTTACGTAGATCGCAATTTTTACAAGTGTTCAACAATTCTCCCGATGAAACCAGTTTTTACAG GCACATGCTCATGCGAGAAGATTTAACAAATTCTTTGATAATGGTGCAACCAATCTTATACAGTTATGGATTTAGTGGCCCACCAGAGCCAGTTTTACTAGATACTTCGTCCATTCAACCTGACAGAATTTTGTTGATGGACACTTTCTTCCAAATACTTATATTCCACGGAGAA ACGATTGCACAATGGCGTCAACTAAAATACCAAGATTTACcagaatatgaaaattttcaacaattattaGCGGCACCTGTTGACGATGCCGCCGAAATTTTAGCTGGAAGATTTCCTGCGCCTAGATATATCGATACCGAACAAGGTGGTTCACAAGCAAGGTTTTTACTGAGTAAAGTGAATCCAAGTCAAACTCATAATAACATGTTTGCTTATGGCGCG GGGATGCCGATACCCAGTGGG GAAAGTGGAGCGCCCGTCTTAACGGACGATGTTAGTTTACAAGTATTCATGGAGCATTTGAAAAAACTGGCTGTATCATCTACAGCTTAA
- the LOC128873126 gene encoding protein transport protein Sec23A isoform X2: MTTYEDFIQQNEDRDGVRFTWNVWPSSRVDATRLVVPLGTLYQPIKERPDLPQIQYDPVLCTRSTCRAILNPLCQVDYRAKLWVCNLCFQRNPFPPQYAAISEQHQPAELIPMFSTIEYTIMRAQCLPPIFLLVVDTCMDDEELGSLKDSLQMSLSLLPPNALIGLVTFGRMVQVHELGCDGCSKSYVFRGTKDLQPKQIQDMLGIGRPIPGQNPNQQRGTGVQPLPAANRFLQPVHKCDMSLTDLLGELQRDPWPVGPGKRPLRSTGVALAVATGLLEASYANTGARIMLFIGGPCSQGPGQVVTDDLRQPIRSHHDIHKDNAKHMKKATKHYDALASRAATNGHIIDIYSCALDQTGLLEMRQCCNSTGGHMVMGDSFNSSLFKQTFQRVFAKDSKGDLKMAFNATLEVKTSREIKVSGAIGPCVSLGVKSASVGEQEVGLGGTSQWKFCALTPSTTTALFFEVVNQHTAPIPQGGRGCIQFITQYQHSSGQRRIRVTTIARNWADASTSLLHISAGFDQEAAAVLMSRLAVFRAESDDGPDILRWVDRMLIRLCQKFGEYAKDDPNSFRLAENFSLYPQFMYHLRRSQFLQVFNNSPDETSFYRHMLMREDLTNSLIMVQPILYSYGFSGPPEPVLLDTSSIQPDRILLMDTFFQILIFHGETIAQWRQLKYQDLPEYENFQQLLAAPVDDAAEILAGRFPAPRYIDTEQGGSQARFLLSKVNPSQTHNNMFAYGAESGAPVLTDDVSLQVFMEHLKKLAVSSTA, encoded by the exons ATGACCACGTACGAGGATTTTATTCAGCAAAACGAAGACCGAGATGGTGTACGTTTTACCTGGAATGTTTGGCCTTCGTCTCGTGTCGATGCTACAAGACTCGTTGTACCATTGGGAACTCTTTATCAGCCTATCAAAGAACGGCCAGATCTTCCACAGATACAATACGATCCAGTTTTATGTACAAGGTCCACTTGTAGAGCAATACTGAATCCTTTATGCCAAGTGGATTACCGTGCTAAACTATGGGTGTGCAATCTATGCTTTCAAAGGAATCct ttTCCTCCACAATATGCTGCTATTTCGGAGCAGCATCAGCCAGCTGAACTTATTCCAATGTTTTCAACGATAGAGTATACTATAATG agAGCACAATGTTTGCCACCCATTTTCTTATTGGTTGTGGATACGTGCATGGATGACGAAGAATTGGGTTCTCTTAAAGATTCCCTTCAAATGTCACTTTCTTTGCTTCCACCGAATGCTCTCATCGGTCTTGTTACATTTGGAAGAATGGTACAAGTTCATGAATTAGGTTGCGATGGATGCAGTAAAAGTTACGTTTTCCGTGGTACCAAGGATCTACAACCAAAGCAAATTCAAGACATGCTTg GCATAGGTCGACCGATACCAGGACAAAACCCAAATCAACAGAGAGGAACTGGTGTTCAACCACTGCCAGCAGCGAATCGTTTCTTACAGCCCGTACATAAATGTGATATGAGTTTAACAGACCTTCTAGGGGAATTACAGCGCGATCCATGGCCTGTAGGCCCTGGGAAACGTCCATTACGATCTACCGGTGTTGCACTGGCTGTTGCTACTGGTCTTTTAGAAGCTAGTTATGCTAATACAGGAGCTAGAATAATGCTATTTATTGGTGGACCTTGTTCTCAAGGACCTGGTCAAGTTGTAACAGATGATTTAAGACAACCTATTAGATCGCATCACGATATCCATAAAGATAATGCCAAGCATATGAAGAAAGCAACTAAACATTACGATGCTCTCGCATCACGGGCAGCAACCAATGGACATATAATAGACATCTATTCGTGTGCTCTCGATCAAACCGGTCTGTTAGAAATGAGACAGTGTTGCAATTCCACTGGTGGTCACATGGTTATGGGTGATTCCTTTAATTCatctttgtttaaacaaacgtTCCAACGCGTGTTCGCTAAGGATAGTAAAGGTGATTTAAAAATGGCATTTAACGCGACGTTAGAAGTTAAAACGTCTCGGGAAATTAAAGTTTCTGGAGCGATTGGCCCTTGCGTTTCTCTGGGTGTGAAAAGCGCGAGCGTCGGAGAGCAAGAAGTAGGATTAGGCGGCACGTCTCAATGGAAATTCTGTGCCCTTACTCCGTCCACGACTACGGCATTATTTTTCGAGGTTGTGAATCAACACACTGCTCCGATTCCACAAGGTGGAAGAGGTTGCATTCAGTTTATTACACAGTATCAACACAGTAGCGGTCAACGAAGAATCAGAGTTACTACAATTGCCAGAAA TTGGGCAGATGCGTCAACGTCTTTACTTCATATAAGTGCTGGATTCGACCAAGAAGCAGCTGCTGTTCTCATGTCGCGTCTAGCAGTATTTAGGGCGGAAAGTGACGATGGACCAGATATCTTAAGATGGGTCGATCGTATGCTTATCAGACTA TGCCAGAAGTTTGGAGAATATGCGAAAGACGATCCAAATAGCTTCAGGCTTGCGGAAAACTTTTCTTTGTATCCCCAATTTATGTATCACTTACGTAGATCGCAATTTTTACAAGTGTTCAACAATTCTCCCGATGAAACCAGTTTTTACAG GCACATGCTCATGCGAGAAGATTTAACAAATTCTTTGATAATGGTGCAACCAATCTTATACAGTTATGGATTTAGTGGCCCACCAGAGCCAGTTTTACTAGATACTTCGTCCATTCAACCTGACAGAATTTTGTTGATGGACACTTTCTTCCAAATACTTATATTCCACGGAGAA ACGATTGCACAATGGCGTCAACTAAAATACCAAGATTTACcagaatatgaaaattttcaacaattattaGCGGCACCTGTTGACGATGCCGCCGAAATTTTAGCTGGAAGATTTCCTGCGCCTAGATATATCGATACCGAACAAGGTGGTTCACAAGCAAGGTTTTTACTGAGTAAAGTGAATCCAAGTCAAACTCATAATAACATGTTTGCTTATGGCGCG GAAAGTGGAGCGCCCGTCTTAACGGACGATGTTAGTTTACAAGTATTCATGGAGCATTTGAAAAAACTGGCTGTATCATCTACAGCTTAA
- the LOC128873134 gene encoding calcineurin B homologous protein 1-like produces MGNRSSLLLREEEIAQIQDATGFTPNQIERLYSRFTSLDRGDCGTLSREDFLRIPELAINPLGERIVNAFFEESGNDRVNFLQFMQVLAHFRPIKKNSPNRLNSRQQKLKFAFKMYDLDNDDLISKEELLAILHMMVGANISEEQLTSIAERTIVEADENGDGMISFEEFCKVLERTDVEQKMSIRFLS; encoded by the exons ATGGGTAACAGGTCCAGTCTTCTTTTACGCGAAGAAGAAATAGCGCAAATCCAAGATGCCACTGGAT TCACACCAAATCAAATTGAACGCTTATACAGTCGCTTTACGAGTCTAGACCGCGGAGATTGCGGGACACTTAGTAGAGAAGATTTTCTTAGAATTCCAGAATTGGCAATAAATCCTCTAGGTGAAAGAATCGTGAATGCTTTCTTTGAGGAAAGTGGCAACGATAGAGtcaattttctacaatttatgCAAGTCCTTGCTCACTTTAGGCctattaagaaaaatagtcCTAATCGGCTAAACTCTAGgcaacagaaattaaaat TTGCTTTCAAAATGTATGATTTGGATAACGACGATTTAATATCAAAAGAAGAGCTTTTAGCTATTTTACATATGATGGTTGGTGCAAATATAAG CGAAGAACAGTTAACTAGTATCGCTGAGCGTACCATAGTAGAAGCTGATGAAAATGGCGATGGAATGATATCATTTGAAGAGTTTTGTAAGGTATTGGAAAGGACAGATgtagaacaaaaaatgtccATACGATTTCttagttaa
- the LOC128873135 gene encoding protein transport protein Sec61 subunit gamma — protein sequence MDQVKKLTEPARQFTKDSIRLIKRCTKPDRKEFQKIAIATAIGFCIMGFIGFFVKLIHIPINNIIVGS from the exons ATGGATCAAGTAAAGAAACTCACAGAGCCAGCACGCCAATTTACGAAAGACAGTATTCGTCTTATCAAACGATGTACCAAGCCTGACAGAAAAG AGTTCCAGAAAATTGCTATTGCAACAGCCATCGGTTTTTGCATAATGGGTTTCATAGGATTCTTTGTTAAACTAATACACATCCCAATTAACAACATCATTGT GGGTTCATAA